Proteins from one Embleya scabrispora genomic window:
- a CDS encoding ABC transporter ATP-binding protein gives MSDVLELVDVSVVRDGRPLVDQVTWSVAEGERWIVVGPNGAGKTTLLQLASTYLFPTSGTVAVLGEKLGTVDVFELRPRVGMASAALTDKLPRRERVLDIVLTAAYGMTAKWHERYDAEDEQRARRLLDQLGMAEYVDRTFGTLSEGERKRVQIARALMTDPELLLLDEPAAGLDLGGREDLVRRLGALAADAYAPSMILVSHHVEEIPPGFTHILMIRQGQVLAAGPIAETLNSRNLSHCFGLPLIVEQQYGRWSARGLPMPEAPEAH, from the coding sequence ATGAGCGACGTTCTCGAACTGGTTGACGTATCGGTGGTGCGCGACGGTCGCCCTCTGGTGGACCAGGTGACCTGGTCGGTCGCGGAAGGCGAGCGCTGGATCGTCGTCGGACCCAACGGCGCGGGCAAGACCACGCTGCTGCAACTGGCGTCCACCTACCTGTTCCCCACCTCCGGCACGGTCGCCGTACTGGGCGAGAAGCTGGGCACGGTGGACGTGTTCGAGCTGCGTCCGCGCGTGGGCATGGCGTCCGCCGCGCTGACCGACAAGCTGCCGCGGCGCGAGCGGGTGCTGGACATCGTGCTGACCGCCGCCTACGGGATGACCGCCAAGTGGCACGAGCGCTACGACGCCGAGGACGAGCAGCGCGCCCGGCGGCTGCTCGACCAGCTCGGCATGGCCGAATACGTGGACCGCACGTTCGGCACCCTGTCCGAGGGCGAGCGCAAGCGGGTACAGATCGCCCGCGCGCTGATGACCGACCCCGAACTGCTGCTGCTCGACGAGCCGGCCGCCGGGCTCGACTTGGGCGGACGCGAGGACCTGGTGCGTCGGCTCGGCGCGTTGGCGGCCGATGCGTACGCGCCCTCGATGATCCTCGTGAGCCACCACGTCGAGGAGATCCCGCCGGGCTTCACCCACATTCTGATGATCCGCCAGGGGCAGGTGCTGGCGGCCGGTCCGATCGCGGAGACGCTGAACTCGCGCAACCTGTCGCACTGTTTCGGCCTGCCGCTGATCGTCGAGCAGCAGTACGGGCGTTGGTCGGCGCGCGGGTTGCCCATGCCGGAGGCCCCGGAGGCGCACTGA
- a CDS encoding NfeD family protein yields MWWLIAVGAFGIFGVLTSFVEMGMLAVAALAATIAAGAGGNFLVQSVVFAVVAIVLLAFVRPVVVRHNNTPGTRTGIDALKGARAVVLERVDEHGGRIKLNGEVWSARTLDTTAVFEPGAQVDVADIVGATAVVM; encoded by the coding sequence ATGTGGTGGCTCATCGCGGTCGGGGCGTTCGGCATCTTCGGCGTGCTCACCTCCTTCGTGGAGATGGGCATGCTCGCGGTCGCCGCGCTCGCGGCCACCATCGCGGCCGGAGCCGGTGGCAACTTCCTGGTCCAGTCGGTCGTGTTCGCGGTCGTCGCGATCGTGCTGCTCGCGTTCGTGCGACCGGTCGTGGTGCGCCACAACAACACGCCCGGGACCCGGACCGGAATCGACGCGCTCAAGGGCGCCCGCGCCGTGGTGCTGGAGCGAGTGGACGAGCACGGCGGCCGGATCAAGCTCAACGGCGAGGTCTGGTCGGCCCGCACGCTGGACACCACGGCCGTGTTCGAACCCGGTGCCCAGGTGGACGTCGCGGACATCGTGGGCGCCACCGCCGTGGTGATGTGA
- a CDS encoding sulfite exporter TauE/SafE family protein codes for MSWWEALAIFAAGIAAGGINAVVGSGTLITFPVLLGFGYSPVTANVSNTIGLVPGSISGAIGYRRELAGQRPRLLRLGLASLLGGITGAILLLTLPAGAFKAIVPVLIVVALVLVVLQPRLARGLAARRAGNGTPEEGPRHGGALLWVAVFGTGIYGGYFGAAQGVLLLALFGVFIAENLQRMNAVKNVLAAVVNGVAAILFMVVADVAWWVVLLIALGSVIGGQIGAKVGRKLPPTALRAVIVAVGLIAVIRLLL; via the coding sequence ATGAGCTGGTGGGAAGCACTGGCGATCTTCGCCGCGGGCATCGCGGCCGGCGGGATCAACGCGGTGGTCGGATCCGGCACCCTGATCACCTTCCCCGTGCTGCTCGGCTTCGGCTACTCGCCGGTGACCGCGAACGTGTCGAACACCATCGGCCTGGTCCCCGGCTCGATCAGCGGCGCCATCGGCTACCGCCGCGAACTCGCCGGCCAACGCCCGCGCCTGCTCCGCCTGGGCCTGGCCTCCCTGCTCGGCGGCATCACCGGCGCGATCCTGCTGCTCACGCTGCCGGCGGGGGCGTTCAAGGCCATCGTCCCGGTCCTGATCGTGGTCGCCCTGGTGCTCGTGGTCCTGCAACCCCGCCTGGCCCGAGGCCTCGCCGCGCGCCGCGCCGGAAACGGCACACCCGAGGAGGGGCCGCGGCACGGCGGCGCGCTGCTGTGGGTGGCCGTCTTCGGCACCGGCATCTACGGCGGCTACTTCGGCGCCGCCCAGGGGGTGCTGCTGCTCGCCCTGTTCGGCGTGTTCATCGCCGAGAACCTCCAGCGGATGAACGCGGTCAAGAACGTACTCGCCGCCGTCGTCAACGGCGTCGCGGCCATCCTGTTCATGGTCGTCGCGGACGTCGCGTGGTGGGTGGTCCTGCTGATCGCCCTGGGATCGGTGATCGGCGGCCAGATCGGCGCGAAGGTCGGTCGCAAGCTGCCGCCGACGGCCCTGCGAGCGGTGATCGTGGCGGTCGGCCTGATCGCGGTGATCCGCCTCCTGCTGTAG
- a CDS encoding RidA family protein, producing the protein MTTPINARTGTRTDTRADVFNHDIPAESDFGYSQAIRSGALIHVSGQLSFDDAGEFRHADDFAAQLEQVHRNLDKVLAYFGITRNQVVSQTVYVVDLRRHAAALAEGNVAYFGDHRPASTVVGVTELTLPGQVVEIAFVIDTNLPA; encoded by the coding sequence ATGACCACCCCCATCAACGCCCGGACCGGAACCCGTACCGATACCCGCGCCGACGTCTTCAACCATGACATCCCCGCCGAAAGCGACTTCGGCTACTCCCAGGCGATCAGGTCCGGCGCGTTGATCCACGTCTCCGGGCAACTCTCGTTCGACGACGCGGGTGAGTTCCGGCACGCGGACGACTTCGCGGCTCAGCTCGAGCAGGTGCATCGGAATCTGGACAAGGTCCTGGCGTACTTCGGCATCACCCGGAACCAGGTGGTCTCGCAGACCGTCTACGTGGTCGACCTGCGACGGCACGCCGCGGCGCTGGCGGAGGGCAACGTCGCCTACTTCGGCGACCATCGCCCCGCCAGTACGGTCGTCGGCGTCACCGAGCTGACGCTGCCCGGCCAAGTCGTCGAGATCGCCTTCGTCATCGACACGAACCTGCCGGCCTGA
- a CDS encoding winged helix-turn-helix transcriptional regulator, which produces MVTKQQLAGLPEDADLRRADSLAREIFSDVANKWALLIIEALGDRTLRFGELRAEVEGISHKMLTQNLRMLERNGLLDRKVYPTVPPRVEYTLTEPGRGLRATVDAMCGWTHRYLTHIENARDRFDT; this is translated from the coding sequence ATGGTGACCAAGCAGCAACTCGCGGGCCTACCCGAGGACGCCGATCTGCGGCGCGCGGACTCCCTGGCGCGCGAGATCTTCTCCGACGTCGCCAACAAGTGGGCGCTGCTGATCATCGAGGCGCTGGGGGACCGCACCCTGCGCTTCGGCGAGTTGCGGGCGGAGGTCGAGGGCATCAGCCACAAGATGCTCACCCAGAACCTGCGCATGCTGGAGCGCAACGGCCTGCTCGACCGGAAGGTGTACCCGACCGTGCCGCCACGCGTCGAGTACACCCTCACCGAGCCGGGCCGAGGCCTGCGCGCCACGGTCGACGCCATGTGCGGCTGGACCCACCGATACCTGACCCACATCGAGAACGCCCGCGACCGCTTCGACACGTGA